One window from the genome of Fulvivirga lutea encodes:
- a CDS encoding zinc ribbon domain-containing protein — MDKKECPSCAMEIDKRAKECPICGYEFPQTDLWLKITAILLILLFLYFMIF, encoded by the coding sequence ATGGATAAGAAAGAATGCCCTTCTTGCGCTATGGAAATTGATAAGCGTGCCAAAGAATGCCCAATTTGTGGGTATGAATTCCCTCAAACAGATCTTTGGCTGAAAATCACAGCAATACTTTTAATACTGCTATTTTTATACTTCATGATATTTTAA
- the murB gene encoding UDP-N-acetylmuramate dehydrogenase, which translates to MEIIKEASLKSYNTFGLEAKAKFFQEVKSEEALKNVLQNNQEELLILGGGSNILLTKDFDGLVLKNSIEGIDVIKESDDYVIVKVGAGVIWHDFVLYAIEKNWGGIENLSLIPGTVGAAPMQNIGAYGVEIKEVFESLEAIHIKTLDKKVFLKDECEFGYRESVFKHTAKGQYIITSVTFKLTKKEHTLNTSYGAIKEILNQNGISHPTIKDVSDAVIQIRQSKLPDPKKIGNAGSFFKNPTIDKLDYEMLKLEYQDIPGYVVSENEVKVPAGWLIEKCGWKGEKRGNIGVHKNQALVLVNYGNGSGDEIKQLAIDIRESVISKFGIHLMPEVNFI; encoded by the coding sequence GTGGAAATTATTAAAGAAGCATCTCTTAAGTCATACAATACATTTGGATTAGAGGCCAAAGCCAAATTCTTCCAAGAAGTAAAATCAGAAGAAGCGTTGAAAAATGTCCTCCAAAATAATCAAGAAGAATTACTCATACTTGGCGGTGGTAGCAACATACTTCTTACCAAAGATTTTGATGGGCTAGTTTTAAAAAATAGTATTGAAGGTATTGATGTCATTAAAGAGTCTGATGATTATGTGATAGTTAAAGTAGGTGCAGGCGTCATCTGGCATGATTTTGTGCTCTATGCTATTGAAAAAAATTGGGGTGGAATTGAGAACCTATCTTTGATACCAGGCACAGTGGGTGCAGCCCCCATGCAAAATATAGGTGCATACGGTGTGGAGATAAAAGAAGTATTTGAATCGCTAGAAGCTATCCATATCAAAACACTTGACAAAAAAGTTTTTCTAAAAGATGAATGTGAGTTTGGTTATAGAGAAAGTGTTTTCAAACATACTGCTAAAGGGCAGTACATCATCACATCAGTTACTTTTAAACTCACAAAAAAGGAACATACTTTAAACACCAGTTATGGTGCTATAAAAGAGATTCTAAACCAAAATGGAATTAGCCACCCCACTATCAAAGATGTGAGTGATGCTGTAATTCAAATAAGACAAAGCAAGTTGCCTGATCCTAAAAAAATAGGTAATGCCGGTAGCTTCTTTAAAAATCCAACGATTGATAAGCTAGATTATGAAATGTTAAAGCTTGAATACCAGGATATACCCGGATATGTTGTATCTGAAAATGAAGTAAAAGTTCCTGCCGGTTGGTTAATTGAAAAATGCGGCTGGAAAGGAGAGAAACGCGGTAATATTGGCGTTCATAAAAACCAGGCGCTTGTGTTAGTGAACTATGGTAATGGCAGCGGTGATGAGATTAAACAATTAGCCATAGATATTAGAGAATCGGTTATTAGCAAATTTGGCATACACCTAATGCCTGAAGTGAACTTTATCTAA
- a CDS encoding deoxycytidylate deaminase, with protein MNTKPEFDDIYMELAVNLAKRSHCIKRHVGAVLTKDTRIISIGYNGPPSGTHNCDIEWPEQGCPRDSKGGCSLAIHAEQNALLYAVKNKTEVTGATMYVTLAPCLACSRIIYTMGVKKVIYLKSYAEYKGIKSDEGVDFLLKFGVQVERYKGELSNVTHMI; from the coding sequence ATGAATACAAAACCTGAGTTTGACGATATATATATGGAATTAGCTGTAAATCTGGCTAAAAGATCCCATTGTATCAAACGTCATGTTGGGGCAGTGCTTACAAAAGATACACGAATCATCTCCATTGGTTATAACGGGCCACCTTCAGGCACGCACAATTGTGATATTGAGTGGCCAGAGCAGGGTTGTCCTAGAGATTCGAAAGGAGGTTGTTCATTAGCGATACATGCCGAACAAAATGCATTGTTGTATGCAGTAAAGAATAAAACAGAAGTAACAGGGGCTACCATGTATGTCACTTTAGCTCCGTGTCTGGCATGCTCAAGAATAATTTATACTATGGGTGTGAAAAAGGTTATTTACCTTAAGTCATATGCAGAATACAAAGGCATTAAAAGCGATGAAGGTGTGGATTTTCTTCTAAAATTTGGTGTGCAAGTTGAGCGCTACAAAGGGGAGTTATCCAATGTCACGCACATGATTTAG
- a CDS encoding DUF2911 domain-containing protein → MKVVFLLALSTVLFCNTLLAQEAVTPRPSPLAIQTMKYEDSYVKVTYSQPHKRDREIFGNLVPYGQVWRTGANEATEITLTGDLIVGSDTLEKGTYSIFTIPNPDKWTIIFNNNLGQWGSYNYTEKADELRVEVPTSILEDVVYEPFTISFDQKNEKAEMNFIWDDVKVSLPIKFITD, encoded by the coding sequence ATGAAAGTAGTTTTTCTATTAGCCTTGAGTACCGTTTTATTTTGCAACACTTTATTAGCTCAAGAAGCGGTGACACCACGACCAAGCCCATTGGCGATTCAAACAATGAAATATGAAGACTCTTATGTGAAAGTGACCTACTCCCAGCCCCATAAAAGAGATCGTGAAATTTTCGGAAACCTAGTGCCTTATGGACAGGTTTGGCGAACAGGCGCAAATGAAGCTACTGAAATAACGCTCACAGGTGATTTGATTGTAGGTAGCGATACTCTGGAAAAAGGCACATATTCTATTTTTACCATTCCAAACCCCGATAAATGGACAATCATTTTTAATAATAATTTAGGCCAATGGGGAAGTTATAATTACACTGAAAAAGCAGATGAATTGCGTGTTGAAGTGCCCACTTCTATATTGGAAGATGTTGTTTATGAGCCATTTACGATAAGCTTCGATCAAAAAAATGAAAAAGCGGAAATGAATTTTATTTGGGATGATGTAAAAGTATCGCTACCAATTAAATTCATAACCGATTAA
- a CDS encoding helix-turn-helix domain-containing protein has product MDYFELSGWIIFFLVASAQGIFLSILLYLKDANRLAYLAASILLYSFMIGYYVTYWSGYNTEIPRALGVSMGFTFLIGPFLLFYVQQKAKNITLHISPFLLNAAVFLILPQFPNERAIVSSLLAVAQCIHLIVYCILIKNSSKESKWAKIIFFAFSGYTITFLTYYVLVWTGTLKLEYDYFISLASSLFIYYTGYKAVISPKELIFSSDKKYQKSALSLSASRSILKTIRTHMDENKAYRDNELKLTTLADQLGLSPNHISQVINELTQYNFSDFVNKYRIEEAKSLIETSENKPVFIEIAFDVGFNNKASFNNAFKKFTQMSPSSYYNSLTQKMSA; this is encoded by the coding sequence ATGGATTACTTTGAATTGAGTGGTTGGATCATTTTTTTTCTTGTGGCATCTGCTCAGGGCATTTTCCTTTCCATTTTACTGTATTTAAAAGATGCCAATAGGCTAGCTTACCTGGCAGCGTCAATACTTCTCTACTCTTTTATGATTGGGTATTATGTAACCTATTGGAGTGGTTACAATACCGAGATTCCAAGGGCGCTGGGGGTTTCTATGGGCTTCACCTTTTTAATTGGGCCATTCCTACTTTTTTACGTACAGCAAAAAGCCAAAAATATAACACTCCATATTTCACCTTTTCTGTTGAATGCAGCTGTGTTTCTAATACTTCCTCAATTCCCCAATGAGCGAGCAATTGTATCCTCCCTATTAGCAGTTGCGCAATGTATACACTTGATTGTTTATTGTATTTTAATTAAAAATTCGTCCAAAGAATCTAAATGGGCAAAGATCATTTTTTTCGCGTTTTCTGGCTACACAATTACATTCCTGACCTATTATGTTTTGGTATGGACAGGCACACTCAAATTGGAATATGACTACTTTATTTCATTGGCTTCATCATTGTTTATCTACTACACAGGTTATAAGGCAGTAATTTCACCAAAAGAATTAATTTTCTCTTCAGATAAAAAATATCAAAAGTCTGCGCTTTCACTATCTGCAAGCAGATCAATATTAAAAACCATACGCACTCATATGGATGAAAATAAAGCGTATAGAGATAATGAACTTAAATTAACCACATTGGCAGACCAGCTTGGCTTATCCCCTAACCACATATCGCAAGTAATCAATGAGTTAACTCAATATAATTTTTCTGATTTTGTAAATAAGTACCGTATCGAAGAAGCTAAATCACTAATTGAAACTTCTGAAAACAAACCTGTATTTATTGAAATAGCGTTTGATGTTGGGTTCAATAATAAGGCTTCGTTTAATAATGCATTTAAGAAGTTTACACAAATGTCTCCCTCCTCCTATTATAATTCTTTGACTCAGAAAATGAGTGCTTAG
- a CDS encoding ABC-F family ATP-binding cassette domain-containing protein, protein MLAINNLSYFIGGRALYENASLHIKPKDKIGLIGQNGKGKSTLLKLINGELTIDGGEISRSKEVSLGFLNQDLLSYQSEDSIVDVAMMAFEEAVDAHKKIEAILKKLETEYSDELIEKLTKLQEKFERLEGYSMQAKAEEILEGIGFKTSDLNRPLKEFSGGWRMRVMLAKLLLEKPSLLMLDEPTNHLDLPSIEWIENYLRTYEGAVIVVSHDRHFLNNTINKIVEVSNAQLTMYEGNYDFYLQEKEMRSEIQKNAFENQQQKIKQTEQFIDRFRAKATKARQVQSRVKALEKMDVIEDVVDENAVVNFKFEFKQKSGRHVIRLENVSKSYGDLEILRSTTANIERGDKIALIGANGKGKSTLLRIIAGTEKIEGKREQGHNVQMGFYAQHQLESLNINNEILDELKQAGSNKSDLELRQILGCFLFGGDDVFKKIKVLSGGEKSRVALARTLIDESNFLLLDEPTNHLDFQSENILIQALQQYTGTFITVSHNRHFIKQTANKIWYIENKQIKEYPGTYDEYLYWQSLQEDKKEEPKPEKIEKKEKPKTERRDKNEDQLKQYQKELNKLENDIEKEEVLISELEAKMAKPDVYGNPDELLKVNTSYQNSKDKLEQLTKEWESLMEMIDELS, encoded by the coding sequence ATGTTAGCGATCAATAATTTATCATATTTTATAGGAGGAAGAGCTTTATATGAGAATGCCTCATTACATATTAAGCCCAAGGACAAGATAGGCCTCATAGGCCAAAATGGGAAGGGAAAGTCTACCCTACTAAAATTAATTAATGGTGAGCTAACCATAGATGGCGGAGAAATTAGCCGTAGTAAAGAAGTGTCGCTTGGTTTTCTTAATCAGGACTTACTTTCATACCAATCTGAAGATAGCATAGTAGACGTAGCGATGATGGCCTTTGAAGAGGCTGTGGATGCACATAAAAAAATTGAGGCCATCCTAAAAAAACTTGAAACTGAATATTCTGATGAACTGATAGAAAAGCTAACTAAACTACAGGAAAAGTTTGAGCGCTTAGAAGGCTATTCTATGCAAGCCAAGGCTGAAGAGATATTGGAAGGTATTGGCTTTAAGACATCTGATTTAAACAGGCCTTTAAAAGAATTTTCAGGGGGTTGGAGAATGCGAGTTATGCTTGCTAAGCTTCTCCTAGAAAAACCGTCTCTGCTGATGCTGGATGAGCCTACCAACCACTTAGACTTACCATCTATAGAATGGATAGAAAATTATTTGAGAACTTATGAAGGGGCTGTAATCGTTGTCTCTCACGACAGACATTTTCTAAATAATACGATCAACAAGATAGTTGAAGTTTCGAACGCACAGTTAACCATGTATGAAGGAAATTATGATTTCTACCTTCAAGAGAAAGAAATGCGTTCTGAGATTCAAAAAAATGCATTTGAAAATCAACAGCAAAAAATAAAGCAGACAGAACAATTTATAGACCGATTTAGAGCGAAAGCTACTAAGGCCAGACAGGTGCAATCCAGAGTAAAGGCTTTGGAAAAGATGGATGTGATTGAAGATGTTGTGGATGAAAATGCGGTTGTTAATTTCAAATTTGAATTCAAACAGAAATCTGGAAGGCATGTAATTCGTTTGGAAAATGTTAGTAAGAGCTATGGCGATCTTGAGATTTTAAGATCTACAACTGCTAATATTGAACGAGGCGATAAAATAGCGTTGATTGGCGCCAATGGAAAGGGTAAATCTACTTTACTTAGAATTATTGCCGGCACTGAAAAAATTGAGGGTAAAAGAGAGCAAGGCCATAATGTGCAAATGGGTTTTTATGCACAGCACCAACTAGAATCTCTAAATATCAATAATGAAATTTTAGATGAACTAAAACAGGCTGGTTCAAACAAAAGTGATCTTGAACTGAGGCAGATTTTAGGCTGTTTCCTTTTTGGTGGGGATGATGTTTTCAAGAAAATAAAAGTACTGTCGGGCGGTGAGAAATCGCGAGTAGCCCTGGCCAGAACCCTAATTGATGAGTCTAACTTTTTGCTGTTAGATGAACCGACCAACCACTTAGATTTTCAGTCAGAGAATATATTAATTCAAGCGCTACAGCAATATACGGGTACCTTTATAACCGTTTCTCACAACAGGCATTTTATTAAGCAAACTGCCAATAAAATTTGGTATATAGAAAATAAGCAAATTAAAGAGTACCCGGGCACTTATGATGAGTACCTTTATTGGCAATCTTTGCAGGAGGATAAAAAAGAAGAGCCTAAACCTGAAAAAATTGAGAAAAAGGAAAAGCCAAAAACGGAAAGACGTGATAAAAACGAGGACCAGCTAAAGCAATATCAAAAAGAGCTTAACAAATTGGAAAATGATATTGAGAAAGAAGAGGTCTTAATATCGGAACTAGAAGCAAAAATGGCAAAACCAGATGTGTACGGAAATCCTGATGAGCTGCTAAAAGTGAATACAAGCTATCAAAATAGCAAGGACAAACTAGAGCAGCTCACCAAGGAATGGGAATCGTTAATGGAAATGATTGACGAACTCAGTTAA
- a CDS encoding LVIVD repeat-containing protein, producing MKKFTQLFVKVEIGLYILIYSVILILLGVGLPACSDTCETEYSYTYYEPVYTTLDEIRSSVSSEAPQEINTMGKLYIKGKYLFITEPNKGVHVYDNSNQAAPINLTFISIPGTFDMAVNGNTLFADSYMDLVAIDISNIQEVKEIGRLENLYGDYNSYGYYVDAALGVVTDWVAVESVSVSESECATRDNYSVYRAGILVNEAASIAFDAASAVAPNNPGMGGSMARITIAQNTLFAMSVPEIIPVNINSPASMAEGNRLNLGWGLETLFPNNANLFVGANDGMHILDVSQPLSPQHVSTYQHINSCDPVIVDGDMAYVTLRSGMECQNFTNQLEVIDISDLTSPKQLYVYEMSNPHGLGKDGNTLFICDGDAGLKIFDASDNATIDQNLIKNYKDLFAFDIIPYNNIALMIAQDGLYQYDYSDLNDIKFLSKISFTHE from the coding sequence ATGAAAAAATTTACACAATTATTCGTCAAAGTTGAAATAGGGTTATATATCCTTATCTATTCTGTTATTCTAATACTTCTTGGCGTGGGCTTACCAGCCTGTTCAGACACTTGTGAGACTGAATATAGTTATACATACTACGAACCTGTTTATACTACGCTCGATGAGATAAGATCGTCTGTTAGTAGCGAGGCTCCACAGGAAATTAATACGATGGGTAAGTTGTATATAAAGGGTAAATATCTCTTTATCACTGAACCTAATAAAGGGGTGCATGTATATGATAATTCAAACCAGGCAGCACCTATTAATTTGACCTTTATATCGATCCCTGGAACTTTTGATATGGCAGTGAATGGAAATACTCTTTTTGCTGATAGCTACATGGATTTAGTGGCAATCGACATTAGCAATATTCAAGAAGTGAAAGAAATAGGCCGACTTGAAAATTTGTATGGAGACTACAACTCCTATGGCTATTATGTAGATGCTGCCTTGGGTGTGGTTACAGATTGGGTAGCGGTTGAATCGGTATCCGTTTCAGAGTCGGAATGTGCTACCCGTGATAACTATTCTGTTTACCGTGCTGGTATACTAGTCAATGAAGCGGCAAGTATAGCGTTTGATGCGGCCTCTGCAGTGGCTCCAAACAACCCCGGAATGGGCGGCTCTATGGCACGAATAACCATTGCCCAAAATACTTTATTTGCGATGTCCGTACCTGAAATAATTCCGGTGAACATAAACTCACCAGCGAGCATGGCAGAGGGGAATAGATTAAACCTGGGCTGGGGATTAGAAACACTATTTCCTAATAACGCAAACCTTTTTGTAGGGGCAAATGATGGAATGCATATTCTTGATGTGTCTCAGCCATTGTCACCACAACATGTATCAACCTATCAACATATAAATAGCTGTGACCCTGTAATTGTTGATGGTGATATGGCCTATGTAACATTACGGTCAGGTATGGAATGTCAGAATTTTACTAATCAGCTTGAAGTGATTGATATTTCGGATTTAACTAGCCCTAAGCAGTTGTATGTGTACGAAATGTCTAACCCGCATGGCTTAGGTAAGGATGGAAATACACTTTTTATCTGTGATGGAGATGCAGGATTAAAAATATTCGATGCTTCTGATAATGCAACAATCGATCAAAATCTGATTAAAAACTATAAAGATTTATTTGCCTTTGATATCATTCCATACAATAATATCGCATTAATGATCGCTCAAGATGGTTTGTATCAATACGATTATTCTGACCTAAATGATATTAAATTTCTAAGCAAAATTTCCTTCACTCATGAATAA
- a CDS encoding RNA polymerase sigma factor, with protein MHSEKDLIERCVKGDRKAQKELYDRHVSAMLVVALRYSKARQEAEDIIQESFIKVFDKIKTYKGESDIKYWIKRIVVNTALNHQRSKLYMFPMVDVEGMHNDFYSEISLSSYHFKELLQMIQELPTGCQAIFNLYAIEGYNHQEIAEMLNISVGTSKSQYSRAKMLLKERIEKEQKVSYERARQ; from the coding sequence ATGCATTCTGAAAAGGATCTGATTGAAAGATGTGTTAAAGGTGATCGTAAAGCCCAGAAAGAGCTTTACGATCGTCATGTGTCCGCTATGCTAGTGGTTGCACTGCGTTATTCAAAAGCCCGACAGGAGGCAGAGGATATTATTCAGGAATCATTCATAAAAGTTTTTGATAAGATTAAAACCTACAAAGGTGAGTCTGATATTAAGTATTGGATAAAAAGAATTGTGGTGAATACAGCTTTAAATCATCAGCGAAGTAAGCTGTATATGTTTCCAATGGTAGATGTGGAGGGTATGCACAATGATTTTTATTCAGAAATATCGCTATCATCATATCATTTTAAGGAGTTATTGCAGATGATTCAGGAATTACCTACCGGATGTCAGGCAATTTTTAACCTATATGCGATAGAAGGATACAATCACCAGGAGATAGCAGAGATGCTAAACATTAGTGTGGGTACATCAAAATCTCAGTATTCAAGGGCAAAAATGCTTTTAAAGGAACGAATTGAAAAGGAACAAAAAGTAAGTTATGAACGCGCCAGACAATAG
- a CDS encoding type IX secretion system plug protein, with protein MINTGISTLFLFCSLLIGSKISPQQSGKKLLYEDATYEEEIRTVLLYPNSGNPGDVFLSPVDRVGSRRLTLEFDDLVEAHEQYRVKLIHCNRDWTPSGLRTLDYLYDFNEFNITQYEYSTDTKIGYIHYTFRLPPVKQSGNYLLVAYRGSDEKDIILTKRFMIYNQSVSIEILSNLNGLTSMKRDNQQIDFKINYEDIELINPLERIRVVLRQNQQWYNAITIKKPSFFRNLELEYRFFNFENNFSAGNEYRFFDMRSLRYPGQNIEKVDLLVRPSKAYIMTDGPRIYQAYAQYDDINGNFYIQNQDTGGSSESDYLYTKFSLALREPIGGTIHVVGKMNDYKLDETTQLTLDNRTRTYTNTQLLKQGFYNYKYVVKSDTLNYNYLEGNHFETENQYEIFVYYSPPDLRGDLLVGYSELTLNERLN; from the coding sequence ATGATAAATACTGGTATATCAACATTATTTCTTTTCTGCTCTCTCTTAATAGGCTCTAAAATATCCCCACAACAATCGGGCAAGAAATTATTGTATGAGGATGCCACCTATGAAGAAGAGATAAGAACCGTTTTATTGTATCCGAATTCAGGTAATCCTGGGGATGTTTTTTTATCTCCTGTAGATAGAGTGGGATCACGCAGGTTAACACTTGAATTTGATGATTTAGTTGAAGCACATGAGCAATATCGTGTGAAGTTAATTCATTGTAATCGTGATTGGACACCTTCAGGTTTAAGGACTTTAGACTATTTATATGACTTTAACGAGTTTAACATCACACAATACGAATACTCTACAGATACTAAAATCGGTTACATTCACTACACCTTTCGCCTCCCACCAGTAAAGCAATCAGGTAATTATCTACTTGTTGCCTACAGAGGTTCCGATGAAAAGGATATAATTCTTACTAAACGGTTTATGATTTATAATCAATCAGTAAGTATTGAAATACTTTCAAACCTTAATGGCCTGACCTCTATGAAAAGAGATAATCAGCAGATAGATTTTAAAATAAATTATGAAGATATTGAGCTTATCAATCCGCTAGAAAGAATTCGTGTAGTGCTCAGGCAAAATCAGCAATGGTATAATGCGATAACAATTAAAAAACCTTCCTTCTTCAGAAACCTTGAACTGGAATATCGATTTTTCAATTTTGAAAATAATTTTAGTGCTGGAAATGAGTATCGGTTTTTTGATATGAGGTCGCTGAGGTATCCCGGTCAAAATATTGAAAAGGTAGATTTACTAGTGAGGCCATCAAAAGCATATATTATGACCGATGGCCCTCGAATTTATCAGGCGTACGCACAATATGATGATATTAATGGTAACTTCTACATTCAAAACCAGGACACAGGAGGAAGCTCTGAATCGGACTATCTCTATACTAAATTTTCTCTTGCCTTGAGGGAACCAATTGGAGGAACGATACACGTAGTTGGTAAAATGAACGATTATAAACTTGATGAAACAACTCAATTAACCCTAGATAACCGTACTAGAACTTATACTAATACACAGTTATTGAAGCAGGGATTTTATAATTATAAGTATGTTGTAAAAAGCGATACCCTCAATTATAATTATCTGGAGGGAAACCATTTCGAGACTGAAAATCAGTATGAAATCTTTGTTTATTACAGCCCTCCTGATTTAAGAGGAGATTTACTTGTAGGGTATTCGGAATTAACTTTAAACGAACGCCTCAATTAG